Proteins from one Nicotiana tabacum cultivar K326 chromosome 23, ASM71507v2, whole genome shotgun sequence genomic window:
- the LOC107778902 gene encoding uncharacterized protein LOC107778902 has product MTLVNTVFDGRGYRGWRRSILLSFSAKKKLGFINGACQSLDHEQWSCVNDMVIPWILNALLKDIVDIVIYSKTAKELWDSLEKRFGRSNGAKLYHLQKELLGLVQGNSDIAGYFTKLKRLWDELDALNVIICCSCICVYEGKEKLTKSLEDQRLIQFLMGLNEIYAQARGNILMMNHLPSFFLA; this is encoded by the coding sequence ATGACTCTAGTCAACACTGTGTTTGATGGAAGAGGATACCGAGGGTGGAGGAGATCTATTCTCCTGTCTTTTTCAGCCAAGAAGAAACTTGGTTTCATCAATGGAGCATGTCAatctctagatcatgaacaatgGAGTTGCGTGAATGACATGGTCATCCCTTGGATCCTAAATGCTCTCTTAAAGGATATTGTAGACATTGTGATATACTCCAAAACTGCAAAAGAGCTTTGGGACAGCCTGGAGAAGAGATTTGGGAGATCAAATGGAGCCAAACTTTATCATCTGCAGAAGGAGTTATTAGGTTTAGTACAGGGAAACAGTGACATTGCAGGATACTTCACTAAGCTCAAACGACTGTGGGATGAATTAGATGCATTAAATGTTATCATATGTTGTTCATGTATTTGTGTTTATGAAGGAAAGGAAAAGTTGACTAAGTCTCTTGAGGATCAGAGATTGATCCAATTCCTAATGGGATTAAATGAAATCTATGCACAAGCAAGAGGAAATATCCTAATGATGAACCATTTGCCTAGCTTTTTTCTAGCATAG
- the LOC107795044 gene encoding uncharacterized protein LOC107795044: MANFIADTKNKIQDLFVYLVSCGKSSKDQGPAKDVAENFQENGGLVIIDEPGNKPIAPITGEQGNNAEEEQQDFAIFPPGDPRNNIIYDQPENNNDEIPSAGNEQYYVPPVNPEGKANVPRAPPKRVPPKVETD, translated from the exons atggctAATTTCATTGCGGATACGAAGAACAAGATTCAAGATCTGTTCGTATACCTCGTTTCTTGTGGAAAATCTTCTAAAG ACCAAGGGCCAGCAAAAGATGTAGCAGAAAACTTCCAGGAAAATGGTGGACTGGTAATTATAGATGAACCAGGCAATAAACCAATAGCACCAATTACAGGTGAACAAGGAAATAATGCAGAGGAAGAGCAGCAAGATTTTGCAATATTCCCACCTGGAGATCCAAGAAACAATATAATATATGATCAACCAGAAAATAATAATGATGAAATTCCATCTGCAGGAAATGAGCAATATTATGTGCCACCTGTAAACCCTGAAGGTAAAGCAAATGTTCCTAGAGCTCCACCCAAACGAGTGCCTCCTAAGGTtgaaactgattga
- the LOC107778910 gene encoding uncharacterized protein LOC107778910: protein MKSSRIRVLFESLISCGKPAKVLSEPENENGQKPVVEIEESEITQAQEVVVVIDEPENAAQGQGQGQEQVVKDPKPENAQGQKMVAKHEPENGGVYVMEYRKRIITHRKIAIHARRSEPPPKRKYRDPQTG, encoded by the exons ATGAAGAGCAGCAGGATCAGAGTTCTGTTTGAATCCCTCATATCATGTGGAAAACCTGCCAAAG TTTTGTCTGAACCAGAAAATGAGAACGGCCAAAAACCAGTAGTGGAAATAGAGGAATCAGAAATTACACAAGCCCAAGAAGTAGTGGTAGTAATAGATGAACCAGAAAATGCTGCACAAGGACAAGGACAAGGACAAGAGCAGGTGGTGAAAGATCCTAAACCAGAAAATGCACAAGGCCAGAAAATGGTAGCAAAACATGAACCAGAAAATGGAGGGGTGTATGTAATGGAATATAGAAAACGTATAATAACACATCGAAAAATAGCAATACATGCACGACGATCAGAACCTCCACCCAAACGAAAATATCGTGATCCTCAAACGGGTTGA